In Macadamia integrifolia cultivar HAES 741 chromosome 5, SCU_Mint_v3, whole genome shotgun sequence, a single window of DNA contains:
- the LOC122079598 gene encoding flavin mononucleotide hydrolase 1, chloroplatic-like isoform X1, translating into MALFLRPTVFSLRPTPTSKSVKVAYSMKPSFTSSSSDKSKLPILLFDVMGTIVHDPFYEDVPAFFRMTLQELIECKHPTAWIQFEEGRINEMELVGKFFKDGRSFDMEGSYDEEDDW; encoded by the exons ATGGCTCTGTTTCTCAGACCAACTGTATTCTCTTTACGTCCAACACCCACTTCGAAATCCGTGAAAGTGGCTTACAGTATGAAACCTTCGTTCACCTCTTCCTCATCAGATAAGAGTAAATTGCCGATATTGCTCTTCGATGTAATGGGTACCATAGTCCATGATCCTTTCTACGAAGATGTACCCGCTTTCTTCCG AATGACTCTGCAAGAACTAATAGAGTGCAAGCACCCGACTGCATGGATTCAGTTTGAAGAGGGGCGGATTAATGAG ATGGAGCTAGTTGGAAAATTCTTCAAAGATGGAAGGTCATTTGACATGGAGG gatcttatGATGAAGAAGACGATTGGTAG
- the LOC122079598 gene encoding flavin mononucleotide hydrolase 1, chloroplatic-like isoform X2 codes for MALFLRPTVFSLRPTPTSKSVKVAYSMKPSFTSSSSDKSKLPILLFDVMGTIVHDPFYEDVPAFFRMTLQELIECKHPTAWIQFEEGRINEMELVGKFFKDGRSFDMEGVEI; via the exons ATGGCTCTGTTTCTCAGACCAACTGTATTCTCTTTACGTCCAACACCCACTTCGAAATCCGTGAAAGTGGCTTACAGTATGAAACCTTCGTTCACCTCTTCCTCATCAGATAAGAGTAAATTGCCGATATTGCTCTTCGATGTAATGGGTACCATAGTCCATGATCCTTTCTACGAAGATGTACCCGCTTTCTTCCG AATGACTCTGCAAGAACTAATAGAGTGCAAGCACCCGACTGCATGGATTCAGTTTGAAGAGGGGCGGATTAATGAG ATGGAGCTAGTTGGAAAATTCTTCAAAGATGGAAGGTCATTTGACATGGAGG